From a single Paraburkholderia edwinii genomic region:
- a CDS encoding class 1 fructose-bisphosphatase, with translation MRDGRTTLSKFLIDALDRQCPPRRASGLSALLIDVAASIKTIAATLTRGALDGNYGSARSANVHGEEQKKLDVLTNDIFLQHCEWDGLLAGMVSEEIEHVYQIPPGYPRGEYLLAFDPLDGSSNIDINGAVGSIFSVLRAPPQDEAHANGNAKAADRTAFLRPGHEQVAAGYAIYGPATMLVLSIGNGTHGFTLERDVGNFVLTHSDIRIPEDTNEFAINASNERFWEPPIRRYVQECKDGKSGCRERDFNMRWIAAMVAEVHRILMRGGVFMYPRDFRSPRTTHGRLRLLYEANPMSFLIEQAGGAAITGRERILDVVPGDLHERVPVILGSKNEVTRIGRYHREHDLGTDRPFSSPLFRERSLFLPEAPV, from the coding sequence ATGCGAGACGGACGAACGACACTCTCGAAGTTTCTGATCGACGCGCTCGACAGGCAATGTCCACCGCGGCGCGCGAGCGGTTTATCGGCACTGTTGATCGACGTTGCCGCGTCGATCAAGACGATTGCCGCGACGCTCACGCGTGGCGCGCTCGACGGCAACTACGGCTCGGCGCGCTCGGCGAACGTGCATGGCGAAGAGCAGAAGAAGCTCGACGTGCTGACCAACGATATCTTTCTGCAGCATTGCGAATGGGACGGCTTGCTTGCGGGCATGGTGTCCGAGGAGATCGAGCACGTGTACCAGATACCGCCGGGCTACCCGCGCGGCGAGTATCTGCTCGCGTTCGATCCGCTCGACGGCTCGTCGAACATCGATATCAACGGTGCGGTGGGCTCGATTTTTTCGGTGTTGCGCGCGCCACCGCAGGACGAGGCTCATGCAAACGGAAACGCTAAGGCAGCTGATCGCACCGCGTTTTTGCGACCCGGCCACGAGCAGGTTGCAGCGGGCTATGCGATCTACGGCCCTGCGACGATGCTTGTTCTATCGATCGGCAACGGCACGCATGGCTTCACGCTCGAGCGCGACGTCGGCAACTTCGTGCTCACGCATTCGGACATTCGCATTCCAGAAGACACGAACGAGTTCGCTATCAACGCATCGAACGAACGCTTCTGGGAACCGCCAATCCGTCGCTATGTGCAGGAATGCAAGGACGGCAAGAGCGGCTGCCGTGAGCGCGATTTCAATATGCGTTGGATTGCGGCGATGGTCGCTGAGGTACATCGCATTCTGATGCGTGGCGGCGTGTTTATGTATCCGCGCGATTTCCGCTCGCCGCGCACGACGCATGGCCGTTTGCGTCTGCTTTACGAAGCGAACCCGATGAGCTTTCTGATCGAACAGGCGGGCGGCGCGGCGATCACCGGGCGCGAGCGCATTCTCGACGTGGTGCCTGGCGACCTGCATGAGCGCGTGCCGGTGATACTCGGCTCGAAGAACGAAGTGACGCGCATCGGCCGCTATCACCGCGAGCACGATCTCGGCACCGACCGGCCGTTTTCGTCGCCGCTTTTCAGGGAACGGTCGCTGTTCTTGCCGGAAGCGCCGGTATAA
- the rpsU gene encoding 30S ribosomal protein S21, whose protein sequence is MTTVTLRPNEPMEVALRRFRRSIDNAGLLKELRARMAFEKPTTRRKRKKAAAVARQQKQIRRSLPPRKPY, encoded by the coding sequence ATGACTACAGTCACATTGCGACCCAACGAACCCATGGAAGTCGCGCTGCGTCGATTCCGGCGATCGATCGATAACGCTGGACTTCTGAAAGAACTTCGCGCCCGCATGGCCTTCGAAAAGCCGACCACGCGACGCAAGCGTAAGAAGGCTGCCGCCGTGGCAAGGCAGCAAAAGCAAATCCGTCGATCGCTACCGCCTAGAAAGCCGTACTAG
- a CDS encoding DeoR/GlpR family DNA-binding transcription regulator yields the protein MNDNVPLARRDEIAHRLAQGQSVVAATLAVEFNISEDAIRRDLRALAAEGLCRRVYGGALPITPASAPMTARMIEDRERKMALARAAVPLIEPGELVFLDSGSTNLALVEVLPEESELTVATNSIDIAAAVLHRGDLQLIMIGGAVDATVGGCVDASAVQSVAQMNIDRCFIGSCAISSKGGISAFNLADATFKRAVLAASAHNAVLAMTGKFIARASHRVAAIGAIECVVVEHDLPRAERASLSKAGTKVLVAMSADL from the coding sequence ATGAATGACAATGTCCCCCTCGCACGGCGCGACGAGATTGCGCATCGGCTCGCCCAAGGCCAGTCGGTGGTAGCGGCCACGCTCGCCGTCGAGTTCAACATTTCAGAAGACGCAATTCGTCGCGATCTCCGCGCCCTCGCTGCCGAGGGGCTGTGCCGCAGGGTCTACGGCGGCGCGTTGCCCATCACGCCTGCGTCCGCTCCCATGACGGCGCGCATGATCGAGGACCGCGAACGGAAAATGGCGTTGGCGCGCGCAGCAGTGCCGCTGATCGAGCCAGGCGAACTTGTATTCCTCGACAGCGGCAGCACGAATCTCGCGCTTGTCGAGGTACTGCCGGAGGAAAGCGAGCTCACCGTCGCCACCAACTCCATCGATATCGCGGCTGCCGTCCTTCACCGCGGCGATCTGCAACTGATCATGATTGGAGGCGCGGTCGACGCGACCGTCGGCGGATGCGTCGACGCCTCCGCCGTGCAAAGTGTCGCGCAGATGAATATCGACCGATGCTTTATCGGTTCATGCGCCATATCGTCTAAAGGCGGTATCAGTGCCTTCAATCTTGCCGATGCCACGTTTAAACGCGCGGTCCTTGCGGCTAGTGCGCACAACGCGGTACTCGCGATGACTGGCAAATTCATCGCTCGTGCATCGCATCGCGTCGCCGCAATTGGAGCGATCGAATGCGTTGTCGTCGAACATGACTTGCCGCGTGCAGAACGTGCGTCTCTATCCAAGGCCGGGACAAAGGTCCTGGTCGCGATGTCAGCCGACCTGTAG
- a CDS encoding phosphoribulokinase, with the protein MSVKHPIIAVTGSSGAGTTTVMKSFQHIFRREKINAQIVEGDAFHRYDRLGMREALKQAERDGVHNFSHFGPDANMLAELEQLFASYGKSGSGKFRRYVHDETDAAKFKLPSGTFTPWEEIESNTDMLFYEGLHGAAVTDSVDVAQHADLLVGVVPIINLEWIQKLHRDQNMRGYSHEAIVDTILRRMPDYVNYICPQFSRTHVNFQRVPTVDTSNPFTAREIPQPDESFVVIRFARPKGIDFPYLLTMLHDSFMSRPNVIVVPGGKMGLAMQLIFTPMILQLRDRCARA; encoded by the coding sequence ATGTCAGTCAAGCACCCGATCATCGCGGTGACCGGATCGAGCGGCGCCGGCACGACTACCGTCATGAAGAGCTTTCAACATATTTTCAGGCGCGAGAAGATCAATGCGCAGATTGTGGAGGGTGACGCATTTCATCGCTACGACCGGCTCGGCATGCGCGAAGCGCTGAAGCAGGCCGAGCGCGATGGTGTGCATAACTTTAGCCATTTCGGGCCCGATGCGAACATGCTCGCGGAACTTGAGCAGCTGTTTGCGAGCTATGGGAAGTCGGGCTCCGGGAAATTCCGCCGATATGTGCACGACGAAACGGATGCGGCGAAATTCAAGTTGCCGTCCGGCACGTTTACGCCGTGGGAAGAGATCGAGTCGAACACCGATATGCTGTTCTACGAAGGACTGCACGGCGCGGCGGTGACGGACAGTGTGGATGTTGCGCAGCATGCGGATCTGCTGGTGGGCGTGGTGCCGATCATCAATCTCGAGTGGATACAGAAACTGCATCGCGATCAGAATATGCGCGGCTATTCGCATGAGGCGATCGTCGATACGATTCTGCGACGCATGCCTGACTATGTGAATTACATATGTCCGCAGTTTTCACGCACGCATGTAAATTTTCAGCGCGTGCCGACGGTGGATACGTCGAATCCATTTACTGCGCGGGAGATTCCGCAGCCTGATGAAAGCTTTGTGGTGATCCGGTTTGCGCGACCTAAAGGGATCGACTTCCCGTATTTGCTCACCATGCTGCATGACTCGTTTATGTCGCGACCGAATGTGATCGTGGTGCCGGGCGGCAAGATGGGCCTTGCGATGCAGCTGATTTTTACACCGATGATTTTGCAGTTGAGGGATCGGTGTGCGCGGGCTTGA
- a CDS encoding SymE family type I addiction module toxin encodes MAKRNHKTENGTSVRYLTVSRLRQPFYRPKGWPFWKNTPADYPPAPWIRLSGRWLEEAGFEISDKVRVEVQKDKLVITPARPE; translated from the coding sequence ATGGCTAAACGCAATCATAAAACAGAGAACGGTACTTCGGTTCGCTACCTGACCGTATCGAGGCTACGCCAGCCGTTTTATCGGCCTAAGGGATGGCCGTTTTGGAAGAATACTCCCGCGGATTATCCGCCTGCGCCCTGGATTCGTCTGTCGGGGCGCTGGCTGGAGGAAGCGGGGTTTGAGATTTCCGATAAGGTTCGCGTAGAAGTGCAGAAGGACAAGCTGGTTATCACGCCGGCGCGACCTGAATAG
- the cbbX gene encoding CbbX protein, with protein MTADTLELPARREALSQHSPHAPAESPPDGPHVNLLALYRESGIAGVLTELDRDLVGLAPVKTRIREIAAQLLVERARATLGIATGAPTLHMCFSGNPGTGKTTVAMRMADVLHRLGYIRRNHLVSVTRDDLVGQYIGHTAPKTRDVLKRAMGGVLFIDEAYYLYRPENERDYGQESIEILLQAMENQRDDLVVILAGYASRMDTFFQSNPGFRSRIAHHITFPDYGPEELLAIAERMLDTMHYRFDCDSRRSFEDYLDRRIKQPNFANARSVRNAIDRARLRQANRLFAAALDGAQPADPAALTLITAGDIRASRVFDRLSPGPQHGTATESAAVAKPTAS; from the coding sequence ATGACTGCCGATACGCTTGAATTGCCGGCACGCCGCGAGGCGTTGTCGCAACATTCGCCGCATGCACCCGCCGAATCGCCACCTGACGGACCGCATGTGAACCTGCTCGCGCTGTATCGCGAATCGGGCATCGCGGGCGTGCTGACCGAACTCGACCGCGATCTTGTCGGCCTTGCTCCGGTGAAGACGCGTATTCGCGAGATCGCGGCACAGTTGCTCGTAGAGCGTGCGCGTGCCACGCTCGGCATCGCGACCGGCGCGCCGACGCTGCATATGTGCTTTTCCGGCAACCCCGGCACGGGCAAGACGACGGTTGCGATGCGCATGGCCGACGTGTTGCACCGGCTTGGCTATATCCGGCGCAATCACCTGGTGTCGGTGACGCGCGACGATCTTGTCGGCCAGTACATCGGCCATACCGCGCCGAAAACGCGTGACGTGTTGAAGCGCGCGATGGGCGGCGTGCTGTTTATCGACGAGGCGTATTACCTGTATCGCCCGGAAAACGAGCGCGATTACGGCCAGGAGTCGATTGAGATCCTGCTGCAGGCGATGGAAAACCAGCGCGACGATCTGGTGGTGATACTCGCCGGCTACGCCTCGCGGATGGACACGTTTTTCCAGAGTAACCCCGGCTTTCGCTCGCGGATCGCGCATCACATCACGTTCCCCGATTACGGTCCGGAAGAGCTGCTCGCGATCGCCGAGCGGATGCTCGACACGATGCATTACCGCTTCGATTGCGACTCGCGCCGCTCGTTCGAGGATTATCTGGATCGCCGCATCAAGCAGCCGAACTTCGCGAACGCGCGCTCGGTGCGCAACGCGATCGATCGCGCGCGGCTGCGTCAGGCGAACCGTTTGTTTGCAGCGGCGCTCGATGGCGCCCAACCGGCCGATCCGGCAGCGCTCACGCTGATCACCGCGGGCGATATTCGCGCAAGCCGCGTCTTCGACCGGCTCTCTCCGGGTCCGCAACATGGAACCGCGACTGAAAGCGCGGCGGTTGCCAAACCCACGGCTTCCTGA
- a CDS encoding MFS transporter, translating into MTSDQPAARFATRLAFLVAGFGVSCWAPLVPFAKDRLGANDALLGMLLLCLGLGSVIAMVFTGVISARYGSKPVIAAGGIGLAIILPFLTVVSTPLTLAIALLAFGACLGSLDVAMNVHAIEVERMEARHLMSGFHALFSVGGFFGATLMTFLLSMQIGTLASTVFCAVLMFAAMVVAQPRLLHTAQESGAPLFVMPHGVVLLLAALTAITFLVEGALLDWSALLITGKGLVDAARGGVGYMLFSIAMTVGRFSGDAITARFGDRMVVFWGGVLATIGFVILLTATVTVVAMSGFLLIGLGASNVVPVLFRKAGTQRAMPSALAVAAITTTGYAGNLLGPAGVGFVANHVGLPGAFWGLAALLFLVPCCARLVTTARA; encoded by the coding sequence ATGACTTCAGATCAGCCAGCAGCCCGATTTGCCACCCGCCTTGCGTTCCTCGTGGCGGGTTTCGGTGTCTCGTGCTGGGCGCCGCTCGTGCCATTCGCCAAGGACCGGCTCGGCGCGAATGACGCCCTGCTCGGCATGCTGCTGCTGTGCCTTGGCTTAGGCTCGGTGATTGCCATGGTATTCACAGGCGTGATCAGCGCGCGATATGGGAGCAAACCGGTTATCGCAGCGGGAGGCATTGGCCTCGCGATCATTCTTCCGTTTCTAACCGTGGTCAGTACGCCGCTTACGCTGGCCATCGCGTTGCTTGCATTCGGCGCGTGTCTCGGCTCGCTTGACGTCGCCATGAATGTCCACGCAATCGAAGTTGAACGCATGGAAGCGCGTCATTTGATGTCGGGGTTTCACGCGCTATTCAGCGTCGGTGGATTTTTCGGCGCGACGTTGATGACGTTTCTGCTTTCGATGCAGATCGGGACGCTTGCGAGCACCGTGTTCTGTGCGGTTCTGATGTTCGCCGCAATGGTCGTTGCGCAACCACGGCTGCTCCACACGGCTCAGGAGAGTGGCGCTCCTTTATTTGTCATGCCGCATGGGGTGGTGCTGTTGCTGGCCGCGCTCACCGCCATTACGTTTCTGGTTGAAGGCGCGCTGCTCGACTGGAGCGCTTTGCTTATTACCGGCAAAGGGCTGGTCGATGCCGCACGCGGTGGAGTCGGCTATATGCTGTTCTCGATAGCGATGACCGTGGGCCGTTTCAGTGGTGACGCGATAACGGCCCGCTTTGGCGATCGCATGGTGGTGTTCTGGGGCGGTGTGCTCGCCACCATTGGTTTCGTTATCTTGCTGACCGCGACGGTTACGGTCGTAGCGATGTCCGGCTTCCTGCTGATCGGCCTCGGCGCATCGAATGTCGTGCCGGTGTTGTTTCGCAAAGCAGGCACGCAACGCGCGATGCCGTCTGCACTTGCAGTCGCGGCGATTACCACCACCGGTTATGCAGGAAATCTACTGGGTCCGGCCGGTGTCGGCTTTGTGGCCAATCATGTTGGATTGCCCGGGGCATTCTGGGGATTGGCTGCGCTGCTGTTTCTCGTTCCCTGCTGCGCACGCTTGGTGACAACTGCCCGGGCGTAA
- a CDS encoding ribulose bisphosphate carboxylase small subunit: protein MRITQGTFSFLPDLTDDEIRLQIDYALAQGWACSVEYTDNPHPRNTYWEMWGLPMFDLRDAAGVMQEVTACRDAYPQHYIKVNAFDSVRGFETMRLSFMVNRPDDEATYSLERQDNEGRVQRYALRRRASDASGDARKDAQADAARGW, encoded by the coding sequence ATGCGTATCACGCAAGGGACGTTTTCTTTTTTGCCTGATTTGACCGACGATGAAATCCGCCTGCAAATCGACTATGCGCTGGCTCAAGGCTGGGCGTGTTCGGTCGAATACACCGACAACCCGCACCCGCGCAACACATACTGGGAGATGTGGGGGCTGCCGATGTTCGATCTGCGCGATGCGGCGGGTGTCATGCAGGAAGTGACCGCGTGCCGCGACGCTTATCCGCAGCACTACATCAAGGTCAATGCGTTCGACTCGGTGCGCGGCTTCGAAACGATGCGGCTGTCGTTCATGGTGAACCGGCCCGACGACGAAGCGACTTACTCGCTCGAACGCCAGGACAACGAGGGACGTGTGCAGCGCTATGCGTTGAGGCGCCGCGCTAGCGATGCATCAGGCGATGCGCGTAAAGACGCGCAGGCCGACGCCGCACGAGGCTGGTGA